One part of the Futiania mangrovi genome encodes these proteins:
- the fdhF gene encoding formate dehydrogenase subunit alpha yields the protein MSGDTVRFTLDGREVEARPGETIWQVAAREGTTIPHLCWRPAPGYRADGNCRACMVEVEGERVLAASCLRQPADGMVVKTQSDRAVKARAMVMELLVADQPPQEVAHDTEASFWRWADAQGIATSRFPRAWDEESAPAPDTSHPAMAVNLDACIQCNLCVRACREVQVNDVIGMAYRGPDALIVFDFGDPMGQSTCVACGECVAVCPTGALMPASIVDMATQTGGRVADAEVASVCPYCGVGCQISYKLRDGKIAWVEGRDGPANENRLCVKGRFGFDYVSSPERLSVPLIRKEGAPRGLNVDPANPWTHFRPASWEEALDAAADGLAALRDAHGGRAVAGFGSAKCSNEEAYLFQKLIRTGFGHNNVDHCTRLCHASSVAALMEGIGSGAVTATFNECLKSDVIVVIGANPTENHPVAATYFKQSVKNGAKLIVMDPRGMGLKRFATHMLQFRPGTDVAMLNAIMHAIVEEGLYDTQYLQAHTDGFEALKAHLADYAPEKMAEVCGIDAATLREVARLYGTAERAMIFWGMGVSQHTHGTDNARCLISLALMCGQSGRPGTGLHPLRGQNNVQGASDAGLIPMVLPDYAKVSLAEAREKFGALWGAEIDPQPGLTVVEIIDAIARGDIRGMYVMGENPAMSDPDAAHAREALAGLTHLVVQDIFLTETAMMADVVLPATAWPEKDGTVTNTNRQVQMGRKAVAAPGGAKPDWWITVEIARRLGLDWDYTHPREVFAEMARGMASLDNITWERLERDGAVTYPSLSPEDPGQAVVFSDRFPTVDGRARLVPATGVSPAESPDAEYPMVLTTGRQLEHWHTGAMTRRAGVLDALEPAPTASLHPFALRRMGIAAGDMVRVTTRRGAITLQARADEALQHDMVFIPFAYVEAAANILTNPQLDPDGKIPEFKYAAARVEKAEAEAAE from the coding sequence ATGAGCGGCGATACGGTTCGTTTCACGCTCGACGGCCGTGAAGTCGAGGCCCGGCCCGGCGAGACCATCTGGCAGGTGGCCGCGCGGGAGGGCACGACGATCCCGCACCTGTGCTGGCGGCCCGCACCCGGCTACCGCGCCGACGGCAATTGCCGCGCCTGCATGGTCGAGGTGGAGGGGGAGCGGGTGCTCGCCGCCTCCTGCCTGCGCCAGCCCGCCGACGGCATGGTGGTGAAGACGCAAAGCGACCGCGCGGTGAAGGCGCGCGCCATGGTCATGGAGCTTCTGGTGGCCGACCAGCCGCCGCAGGAGGTGGCGCACGACACGGAGGCGAGCTTCTGGCGCTGGGCGGATGCTCAGGGGATCGCCACCTCCCGCTTTCCGCGCGCCTGGGACGAGGAGAGCGCGCCTGCGCCCGACACCTCGCACCCGGCGATGGCGGTCAATCTCGACGCCTGCATCCAGTGCAATCTGTGCGTCCGCGCCTGCCGCGAGGTGCAGGTGAACGACGTCATCGGCATGGCCTATCGCGGGCCGGACGCGCTTATCGTCTTCGATTTCGGCGACCCGATGGGGCAGTCGACCTGCGTGGCGTGCGGGGAGTGCGTGGCCGTCTGTCCGACAGGCGCGTTGATGCCTGCCTCCATCGTCGACATGGCGACCCAGACCGGCGGCCGCGTGGCGGATGCGGAGGTGGCGAGCGTCTGCCCCTATTGCGGGGTCGGCTGCCAGATCAGCTACAAGCTGCGCGACGGAAAGATTGCGTGGGTCGAGGGGCGCGACGGCCCCGCGAACGAAAACCGGCTGTGCGTTAAGGGCCGCTTCGGCTTCGACTATGTCAGCAGCCCGGAGCGGCTGAGCGTGCCGCTGATCCGCAAGGAAGGCGCGCCCAGGGGCCTCAACGTCGATCCGGCCAACCCCTGGACGCACTTCCGCCCGGCAAGCTGGGAGGAGGCGCTGGACGCCGCCGCGGACGGGCTTGCGGCGCTTCGGGACGCCCACGGCGGGCGGGCGGTCGCGGGCTTCGGCTCGGCCAAGTGCTCGAACGAGGAAGCCTATCTCTTCCAGAAGCTGATCCGCACGGGCTTCGGGCACAACAATGTCGACCATTGCACGCGGCTCTGCCACGCATCCTCGGTCGCGGCCCTCATGGAGGGGATCGGATCGGGCGCGGTGACGGCCACGTTCAACGAGTGCCTGAAATCCGACGTGATCGTCGTGATTGGGGCAAATCCGACGGAAAATCATCCGGTTGCCGCCACATACTTCAAGCAGTCTGTGAAGAATGGCGCGAAGCTGATCGTCATGGATCCGCGCGGCATGGGGCTGAAGCGCTTCGCCACGCACATGCTGCAGTTCCGGCCCGGCACCGACGTCGCCATGCTCAACGCGATCATGCATGCGATCGTGGAGGAGGGGCTCTACGATACCCAGTACCTGCAGGCACACACCGACGGGTTCGAGGCGCTGAAGGCGCATCTCGCCGACTATGCGCCGGAGAAGATGGCGGAAGTCTGCGGCATCGACGCGGCAACGCTGCGAGAGGTGGCGCGCCTCTATGGCACGGCAGAGCGGGCAATGATCTTCTGGGGCATGGGCGTCTCGCAGCACACGCACGGGACGGACAATGCGCGCTGCCTGATCTCGCTGGCGCTGATGTGCGGCCAGTCGGGCCGGCCGGGGACGGGCCTGCACCCCTTGCGCGGGCAGAACAATGTGCAGGGCGCCTCCGACGCGGGCCTGATCCCGATGGTGCTGCCGGACTACGCCAAGGTCTCGCTGGCCGAGGCGCGGGAGAAGTTCGGCGCGCTGTGGGGGGCGGAGATCGACCCGCAGCCGGGCCTGACGGTCGTCGAGATCATCGACGCCATCGCGCGCGGCGACATCCGTGGCATGTACGTCATGGGCGAGAACCCGGCCATGTCGGACCCGGATGCCGCCCACGCGCGAGAGGCACTGGCGGGGCTCACGCATCTCGTGGTGCAGGACATCTTCCTGACCGAGACGGCGATGATGGCGGACGTGGTGCTGCCCGCGACGGCGTGGCCGGAGAAGGACGGCACCGTCACCAACACCAACCGGCAGGTCCAGATGGGCCGCAAGGCGGTCGCTGCACCGGGCGGGGCGAAGCCCGACTGGTGGATCACGGTGGAGATCGCGCGCAGGCTGGGCCTCGATTGGGACTACACGCACCCGCGCGAGGTGTTTGCGGAGATGGCCCGCGGCATGGCCTCGCTCGACAACATCACGTGGGAGCGGCTGGAGCGGGACGGGGCGGTCACCTATCCCTCGCTCTCGCCCGAGGATCCCGGGCAGGCGGTCGTTTTCTCCGACCGGTTCCCGACGGTGGACGGGCGCGCGCGCCTCGTGCCCGCTACGGGGGTCTCGCCGGCGGAAAGTCCGGATGCCGAGTATCCGATGGTGCTGACCACGGGCCGGCAACTCGAACACTGGCACACAGGCGCGATGACGCGGCGGGCGGGCGTGCTCGACGCGCTGGAGCCAGCGCCCACGGCCTCGCTCCATCCCTTCGCGCTGCGGAGGATGGGCATCGCAGCGGGCGACATGGTGCGGGTGACGACGCGCCGCGGCGCGATCACGCTGCAGGCGCGCGCCGACGAGGCGCTGCAACACGACATGGTGTTCATCCCCTTCGCCTATGTGGAGGCGGCGGCGAACATCCTGACCAACCCGCAGCTCGATCCCGACGGCAAGATCCCGGAGTTCAAGTACGCCGCCGCGCGAGTGGAGAAGGCGGAGGCCGAGGCCGCGGAATAG